The sequence GCCGGAATGATCAACAAGGACTACTTCGACGTCCGGATCTTCGACGACGACGACAACGAGCTGCCGCGCGGCACCGACGGCGAGATCGTCGTCCGGCCGCGGCTCGCCCACGTGATGTTCGAGGGCTACTGGGGCCGGCCGGAGGCGACCGTCGAGACCAGCCGGAACTGGTGGTACCACACCGGCGACATCGGCCGGGTCGACGAGGAGGACTTCCTGTTCTTCGTGGACCGCAAGGCCGACTACCTGCGCCGTCGCGGCGAGAACATCTCCAGCTTCGAGGTCGAGCGCGTCATCATGGGCCACGGCGACATCGCCGACGTGGCCGTGCACGCCGTCTTCAGCAAGCTCACCGAGGACGACGTCAAGGTGACCGCGACCCTGGTCGAGGGGGCCGCACTCACCCCTGAGGCGCTTTTCCGCTGGTGCGTGGACGCCCTGCCGTACTTCGCGATCCCGCGCTATATCGAGTTCCGGTCCGAGCTGCCGCGCAGCCCGGTCGGCCGCGTCCTGAAGCGCGAGCTGCGCGCCGAGGGCGTCACCGCCGGCACCTGGGACGCCGAGGCCGCCGGTGTCACCTACGAGAAGCGCTGACCCGCCGGCTCAACGACGATCGCCTCGCTCGTTCCCGGCGGGAACGAGCGAGGCGAGGACCCGGCAGAGCGGCTAATTCTCCGGCGCCCAGAGGATGTTCCGGGACTGCAGCAGGTCGACGACGAGGTCGCCGTGGCCGCGCAGCATCCGCACGAACTCCTGGGAGGCCTTTACGCCATTGCCGGCCTTGATGGCCCGGTTGACGGCGGCAATACCCCGCTTCTGCGGCTGGATCGTGCCGGGAACGAGCGCGAAGAAGTTCCCCGGAATGACCCCGGTCATCAGCCGGCCGAACGACGACAGCCGCGGCGAGTGCGCCATCGCGAAAATCTGCCGGAGATACGCCTCGTTCGCGTGCAGGATGTCTTCCGGGTCCTCGGCGTCACGCAGCGCGCGCTCGGCCGCGGCCAGCGCCTCGATCCCGTCCTCGTCACCACGCTCGGTCGCCCGCTCGGCGGCCAGCCCGTACAGCTGGCCGAGCAGCGCGTAGTGATCGCGCACCGAGTTCAGGTCCAGGCCGTGCACGAACGCGCCGCGGTGCGGCTCGATCGAGATCCAGCCCTCGCTCTCCAGCGCGATCATCGCCTCGCGCACCGGGATGCGGCTGACGCCCAGCTCCTCCGCGATCTCGTCCTGGCGGACGTGGTCACCCTGGCGGAGGGTTCCGGCGAAGATCAGGCCCCGGATATGGTCGGCGACCTGGCTGCCGCTGCTCCTGCGGTCGACAACGGACCGTTTGCCCGGGGCATGGTGCGAAAGCGGGCTTACGGCGGTCGCCGTCCGACGGTTGGGAGGGATGACCGTGCTCCTTCAGCTGAGGGCGAGGGTGTCCGTTGCGCGCGCCCGTTCACCTGATCGAGCCAGCCGATCGAGTCATGTCGCGAGCAGCGGACCGCGAAGTTGCAGGAAGTATACGACCGCACTGCTCCGACAACGCGGACCTCGGTGTTCGGTGCGCGCATTAGATCCATCACGTCCGGCTAGTCCTGTGACCCTTCGCACTGATCCCACGGGACGTGCCGCAAAGGCCCGTTGCCGGCTCCCCGCGCGTTCGTCCCGAGTGTCGACCCGCGCGTTCGAAATGCACCGGGAAACGGGACGGATCAGTCCTCCCCGTCCCGGCCCGGCGCACCCGAGGTCGCGACGGCATCGCGACGCCCGATCGGGGCCGTCGCCGACGAGACGGCGGCGCCGGGCGCGTCGGGCGCGATACCCAGGTA is a genomic window of Pseudofrankia inefficax containing:
- a CDS encoding GntR family transcriptional regulator — encoded protein: MPPNRRTATAVSPLSHHAPGKRSVVDRRSSGSQVADHIRGLIFAGTLRQGDHVRQDEIAEELGVSRIPVREAMIALESEGWISIEPHRGAFVHGLDLNSVRDHYALLGQLYGLAAERATERGDEDGIEALAAAERALRDAEDPEDILHANEAYLRQIFAMAHSPRLSSFGRLMTGVIPGNFFALVPGTIQPQKRGIAAVNRAIKAGNGVKASQEFVRMLRGHGDLVVDLLQSRNILWAPEN